One Desulfobulbus propionicus DSM 2032 DNA segment encodes these proteins:
- a CDS encoding BRO-N domain-containing protein — translation MSSPASSPSAVIPFQFESNEIRALTIDGDPWFVARDVCDVLEYADASDATQFLDDDEKLVRQIAGAGQTRNMLIISESGLYTLIIRSNKPQAKPFRKWVTAEVLPSIRKTGGYALPNQGKRADIFHHRGPVSDSGLDIRYTLDLTKILTRPTRTSLTLLQRLTGIEMDDLVEDALHITPGREVETSLDGFLNDCTRAVPDPAPRLTLAEMHRAYRQWCLDHGLNQVNIATSRELAARLRDLGYTLAKVGGRIQVFGLTVREVA, via the coding sequence ATGAGCAGTCCCGCCAGTAGTCCATCCGCAGTAATCCCCTTCCAGTTCGAGTCCAACGAAATTCGTGCCCTGACCATTGATGGCGATCCCTGGTTTGTCGCCAGGGATGTTTGCGATGTATTGGAGTATGCCGACGCAAGTGACGCGACCCAATTTCTCGATGATGATGAGAAGCTGGTCCGGCAAATAGCCGGAGCAGGTCAGACGCGCAACATGCTCATCATCTCCGAATCCGGCCTCTACACCCTGATCATCCGTTCCAACAAACCCCAGGCCAAACCCTTCCGTAAATGGGTCACCGCCGAGGTACTCCCCTCGATCCGCAAGACCGGCGGCTACGCCCTGCCCAACCAGGGCAAGCGCGCCGACATCTTCCACCACCGTGGCCCGGTGTCCGACTCCGGTCTCGACATCCGCTACACCCTGGACCTGACCAAGATCCTCACCCGGCCCACCAGGACCTCGCTCACCCTGCTGCAACGGCTGACCGGCATCGAGATGGACGATCTGGTGGAGGACGCCCTTCATATCACCCCCGGCCGGGAGGTCGAAACCTCGCTGGACGGATTCCTCAACGATTGCACCCGGGCCGTGCCGGACCCGGCACCCCGCCTGACCCTGGCCGAAATGCACCGGGCGTACCGGCAATGGTGCCTGGACCACGGCCTCAACCAAGTCAATATCGCCACCAGCCGGGAGCTGGCCGCAAGGCTGCGCGACCTCGGCTACACCCTGGCCAAGGTCGGCGGCCGTATCCAGGTGTTTGGTCTGACGGTGCGGGAGGTGGCGTGA
- a CDS encoding CHC2 zinc finger domain-containing protein, whose product MHSANHEIAAKHGLRKSGNRHTGPCPKCGGSKDSDKFVLFTDGGFRCFACGFKGDRIKWLREMDGMSCREAHDAEGKDCSPSCPNYGPCRNGEPVKRRPRSVRPQVGGRPDGLAELTAAHPGSAWSAWAGKLVEKARQALTREPEEIRWLESRGIGTAQVDQYQLGWLAHDLRVDRRELGLPLEEGKERLWVPGGLVIPIFDGHGELHRLRIRRTPAAREKFLSDRKYVWIKGSGNLPMVLRPSGSIRGAVIVEAELDAMAVAAAHGEVLVVALGTVAGGIDAGLRAELEECPVILVALDADPARDGKLGAGPAAVKRWRRSFRQARFWPMPAGKDPGDFVRDHGGDLRQWVESGLPPVVACPPPICQDRSLSPEQRSPGNGGGDFFPSSALPLDDIEAFAELLRTESGAVWYGRAPHGELVVRFRRDADTLDAFMRRGQITRIMYGGGAVADFLERLPRGRYIGADALIQLQSEVTDAA is encoded by the coding sequence ATGCATAGCGCCAATCACGAAATAGCAGCCAAGCATGGCCTGCGCAAGAGCGGCAACCGGCATACCGGCCCGTGCCCAAAGTGCGGCGGTTCAAAGGACTCGGACAAGTTCGTGCTGTTTACCGATGGTGGATTTCGCTGCTTTGCCTGCGGCTTCAAGGGCGATCGCATCAAGTGGCTGCGGGAGATGGATGGCATGAGCTGCCGTGAGGCCCACGATGCCGAGGGCAAGGATTGTTCCCCTTCCTGCCCGAACTACGGCCCGTGCCGCAACGGCGAACCGGTGAAACGACGGCCCCGGTCGGTGCGACCGCAGGTTGGTGGCAGGCCGGACGGCCTTGCCGAGCTGACCGCCGCCCATCCGGGGAGCGCATGGAGCGCCTGGGCCGGGAAGCTGGTGGAGAAGGCCCGGCAGGCCTTGACCAGGGAACCGGAGGAGATCCGCTGGCTGGAGAGCCGTGGCATCGGCACCGCCCAGGTCGATCAATACCAACTGGGGTGGCTGGCGCATGACCTGCGGGTGGATCGACGCGAGCTGGGCTTGCCGCTCGAGGAAGGCAAGGAACGGTTGTGGGTGCCCGGCGGGCTGGTGATTCCGATTTTTGATGGCCATGGCGAACTGCATCGGTTGCGGATCCGGAGGACGCCGGCGGCGCGGGAGAAGTTTTTGTCCGACCGCAAGTATGTGTGGATCAAGGGCAGCGGCAACCTGCCCATGGTGTTGCGGCCTTCCGGTTCGATTCGCGGGGCGGTGATCGTCGAGGCCGAACTGGATGCCATGGCCGTGGCCGCTGCCCACGGGGAGGTGCTGGTGGTGGCCCTGGGCACGGTGGCCGGCGGGATTGATGCCGGCCTGCGGGCCGAGCTGGAAGAGTGCCCCGTGATCCTGGTGGCCCTGGACGCGGATCCGGCCAGGGACGGCAAGCTGGGTGCCGGCCCGGCCGCGGTCAAGCGGTGGCGCCGGAGTTTCCGCCAAGCGCGGTTCTGGCCGATGCCGGCCGGCAAGGACCCGGGGGATTTTGTCCGCGACCATGGCGGCGACCTGCGCCAGTGGGTGGAATCCGGCCTGCCGCCAGTGGTGGCCTGCCCCCCGCCCATTTGCCAGGACCGCTCCTTGTCCCCTGAGCAGCGCTCGCCGGGGAATGGGGGTGGAGATTTCTTCCCCTCTTCAGCGCTGCCCCTGGACGATATCGAGGCCTTTGCCGAACTGCTGCGCACTGAATCCGGTGCGGTGTGGTACGGGCGCGCTCCCCATGGTGAGCTGGTGGTTCGGTTCCGGCGCGATGCGGACACCCTGGATGCGTTTATGCGGCGTGGGCAAATCACCCGGATCATGTACGGCGGCGGTGCGGTGGCCGATTTCCTGGAGCGGCTCCCGCGCGGTCGATACATTGGCGCTGACGCGCTTATACAACTGCAAAGCGAGGTCACCGATGCGGCGTAA